From Diospyros lotus cultivar Yz01 chromosome 4, ASM1463336v1, whole genome shotgun sequence, a single genomic window includes:
- the LOC127800480 gene encoding cysteine protease RD19A-like, with product MDARLSLFLIFLLPYLCYAGVTFGDESDDFLIRQVVSDGEDHLLNAEHHFSLFKAKYGKTYATREEHDYRFSVFKANLRRAKRHQVLDPSAVHGVTKFSDLTPAEFRRNYLGLKRRLKLPADAHEAPLLPTNDLPTDFDWRDRGAVTGVKDQGSCGSCWSFSATGALEGAHFLATGELVSLSEQQLVDCDHECDPEEYGSCDAGCNGGLMTSAYEYTLKAGGLEREEDYPYTGRDGGTCKFDKSKIAASVANFSVISVDEDQVAANLVKNGPLSIGINAVYMQTYIGGVSCPYICAKHLDHGVLLVGYGSAGYAPIRFKEKPFWIVKNSWGESWGENGYYRLCKGPRSHNVCGVDSMVSSVVAVSK from the exons ATGGATGCTcgcctctctctcttcctcatcTTCCTCCTCCCCTACCTCTGCTACGCCGGCGTTACGTTCGGCGACGAATCTGACGACTTCTTGATTCGCCAGGTCGTATCGGACGGCGAGGATCACCTCCTCAACGCCGAGCACCACTTCTCCCTCTTCAAGGCCAAGTACGGCAAAACCTACGCCACTCGGGAGGAGCACGATTACAGGTTCTCGGTCTTCAAGGCTAACCTGCGACGGGCCAAGCGCCACCAGGTTCTCGATCCGTCCGCCGTCCACGGCGTCACCAAGTTCTCCGACCTTACTCCGGCGGAGTTCCGTCGGAACTACCTCGGACTCAAGCGCCGCCTCAAGCTCCCCGCCGACGCTCACGAGGCTCCCTTGCTCCCTACCAACGATCTTCCGACCGATTTCGATTGGCGCGATCGCGGTGCCGTAACGGGCGTGAAAGATCAA GGTTCTTGTGGATCGTGCTGGTCTTTTAGCGCAACTGGAGCTTTGGAAGGAGCTCATTTTCTTGCTACTGGGGAGCTTGTGAGCCTCAGTGAACAACAGCTTGTGGATTGCGACCACGAG TGTGATCCAGAGGAGTATGGTTCATGCGATGCAGGGTGCAATGGTGGGCTGATGACGAGTGCCTACGAGTACACCTTGAAGGCCGGCGGACTTGAAAGAGAGGAAGATTACCCTTATACAGGGAGAGATGGTGGCACTTGCAAATTTGACAAGAGCAAGATTGCCGCATCAGTTGCTAATTTCAGTGTCATATCTGTTGACGAAGATCAAGTAGCAGCAAATCTCGTCAAGAACGGACCACTTTCAA TTGGAATCAATGCGGTTTATATGCAAACCTACATAGGGGGAGTGTCCTGCCCTTACATATGCGCAAAACATTTGGACCATGGAGTTCTTCTGGTCGGGTATGGCTCTGCTGGCTACGCCCCGATCCGGTTCAAGGAGAAGCCTTTCTGGATCGTAAAGAACTCGTGGGGAGAAAGCTGGGGAGAGAACGGGTATTACCGTCTCTGCAAAGGCCCTAGGTCACACAACGTTTGCGGGGTGGATTCTATGGTCTCATCTGTGGTTGCCGTCTCTAAATAG
- the LOC127800309 gene encoding uncharacterized protein LOC127800309, translating to MDNITIFGQVDGDLHRTVRFLQEKNVNVVIRDERDLNTIRIREAKAKEKEKATPSGKGKKNVHPVDWIEKFMELKRRNTTSLLRWGCNKIIVHVPHWGYIQVDTKTFWKVMRRKFGRTHI from the exons atggacaatattactatttttggtcaa GTGGATGGAGATTTACACCGAACC GTtcgatttcttcaagaaaaaaatgttaatgttgttattcgCGATGAACGTGACCTTAATACTATTCGCATTCGTGAG gcaaaggcaaaggaaaaagaaaaggctacCCCTTCTGgcaaagggaagaaaaatgtCCATCCCGTG GATTGGATCGAAAAATTTATGGAGCTTAAAAGGAGAAATACGACTAGCTTGCTTCGATGGGGATGTAATAAg ATTATTGTGCATGTTCCTCATTGGGGATACATACAAGTTGATACAAAAACTTTTTGGAAAGTAATGAGAAGAAAGTTTGGGCGAACACATATTTGA
- the LOC127800396 gene encoding endoglucanase 10-like — translation MRERSRSRGCRRCCLVMIVGFVIALTVVIVLRRMSMKHSDSSELGPVPGPPGAVDKNYADALKLALQFFDVQKSGKLENNKIKWRGDSALTDGSEAKLDLSKGLYDAGDHIKFGFPLAFTATVLSWAILEYGDQMQAVNQLKSARDSLRWITDYLVNAHPSENVFYIQVGDPETDHGCWERPETMTEKRPLTQVNTSAPGTDVAAETAAAMASASLVFQSVDSDYSSLLLKHARQLFNFADKHRGSYSKSIPKVQNYYNSTGYKDELLWAAAWLYHASADESYLDYVTGHNANGFDWESSSWFSWDDKLAGTEVLLSRISFFGGKDDAESLQNYRQGAEVVMCSLLPESPTATTSRTESGLIWVSEWNCLHHAVASAFLALLFSDYMLTSRTAKISCSGDSYGPSDLRKFAASQMDYILGDNPMEMSYLVGYGKKYPEYVHHRGASIPANATAGCKKGWKWLESAEPNPNVAVGALVGGPFLNETYVDSRNNSMQGEPTTYNSALVVALLSGLVTTSSLPGSFT, via the exons ATGAGGGAGCGTTCGAGGTCTAGAGGTTGCCGCCGGTGTTGCCTGGTAATGATCGTAGGGTTCGTGATTGCCCTAACTGTTGTAATTGTTCTTAGAAGGATGTCTATGAAACATTCCGATTCGTCGGAGCTCGGTCCTGTTCCAGGTCCTCCCGGCGCCGTTGACAAGAATTACGCCGATGCTCTGAAGCTCGCGTTGCAGTTTTTCGACGTTCAGAAAT CTGGTAAATTGgagaacaacaaaataaaatggaGAGGAGATTCGGCTCTGACAGATGGGAGCGAGGCGAAGCTGGATCTTTCTAAAGGATTGTACGATGCCGGCGATCACATCAAGTTTGGATTTCCATTGGCCTTCACTGCGACGGTGCTGTCTTGGGCCATCCTCGAATATGGAGACCAGATGCAAGCGGTGAATCAGCTGAAGTCTGCTCGTGACTCGCTCAGGTGGATCACCGACTACCTTGTTAATGCTCATCCTTCCGAGAATGTGTTCTATATTCAG GTGGGGGATCCTGAAACAGACCATGGATGTTGGGAAAGGCCGGAAACGATGACAGAGAAAAGGCCACTGACGCAGGTGAACACTTCTGCCCCAGGAACAGATGTTGCCGCCGAAACTGCGGCAGCCATGGCATCGGCATCCCTGGTTTTCCAGTCAGTTGACTCCGACTATTCAAGCTTGCTGCTTAAGCATGCCCGCCAATTGTTCAACTTTGCTGATAAACATAGAGGCTCGTACAGCAAGAGCATACCCAAAGTCCAGAACTACTACAATTCAACGGGTTACAAAGATGAGCTCTTGTGGGCAGCTGCCTGGCTCTATCATGCTTCCGCAGATGAATCATACTTGGATTATGTTACCGGCCACAATGCAAATGGTTTTGATTGGGAAAGTTCTAGCTGGTTTAGTTGGGATGACAAGCTTGCAGGAACTGAG GTCTTACTATCCAGGATAAGTTTTTTCGGCGGGAAAGACGACGCAGAAAGCCTGCAGAATTACAGGCAAGGTGCCGAGGTTGTTATGTGCAGTCTCTTGCCAGAATCTCCCACGGCAACGACGAGCAGAACAGAGA GTGGTTTGATATGGGTGAGTGAATGGAACTGTTTGCACCACGCCGTGGCTTCTGCATTTTTAGCTCTACTTTTCAGCGATTACATGCTCACCTCCCGGACTGCAAAGATCTCCTGCAGTGGTGATTCCTACGGCCCATCGGACCTTAGAAAGTTTGCAGCTTCACAG ATGGATTATATATTGGGCGATAATCCGATGGAGATGAGTTATTTGGTTGGGTACGGGAAGAAATATCCAGAATATGTGCACCACCGGGGAGCGTCAATTCCGGCGAATGCAACGGCGGGGTGTAAGAAGGGGTGGAAGTGGCTGGAATCCGCCGAGCCCAACCCGAATGTGGCAGTCGGAGCGCTGGTCGGCGGCCCTTTCCTTAACGAGACTTACGTTGATTCGCGCAACAATTCCATGCAAGGCGAGCCCACCACGTACAACAGCGCCCTCGTCGTTGCCCTTCTTTCTGGTTTGGTTACTACCTCTTCTCTCCCTGGTTCATTCACCTAA
- the LOC127800472 gene encoding V-type proton ATPase 16 kDa proteolipid subunit, translating to MSSTFSGDETAPFFGFLGAAAALVFSCMGAAYGTAKSGVGVASMGVMRPELVMKSIVPVVMAGVLGIYGLIIAVIISTGINPKAKSYYLFDGYAHLSSGLACGLAGLSAGMAIGIVGDAGVRANAQQPKLFVGMILILIFAEALALYGLIVGIILSSRAGQSRAD from the exons ATGTCTTCCACGTTCAGCGGCGATGAAACGGCGCCATTCTTCGGCTTCCTTGGCGCTGCAGctgccttggtcttctcct GTATGGGGGCTGCATACGGGACGGCTAAGAGCGGGGTGGGAGTGGCGTCGATGGGAGTGATGAGGCCGGAGCTAGTGATGAAGTCGATTGTGCCGGTCGTCATGGCTGGTGTGTTGGGGATCTATGGATTGATTATTGCCGTGATCATCAGTACAGGGATCAACCCCAAAGCCAAATCTTATTACCTTTTTGACGGCTACGCGCATCTGTCTTCTGGTCTCGCTTGCGGCCTCGCTGGCTTATCTGCCGGTATGGCTATTGGAATCGTCGGTGATGCTGGTGTTAG AGCCAATGCTCAGCAGCCAAAACTTTTTGTTGGGATGATCCTCATCCTCATCTTTGCTGAAGCTCTCGCTCTCTATGGCCTCATTGTCGGCATTATCCTCTCTTCTCGAGCTGGCCAGTCCAGAGCAGATTAA
- the LOC127799600 gene encoding protein BASIC PENTACYSTEINE6-like, producing MDDSGRCENGRNKPPQGQWLMQHQPSMKHIIAIMAERDAAIQERNLAISEKKAALAERDTAILQRDSAIAERNSAVMERENAIAALHYRENPMTSGNMVPCPPGRQISRGVKHVHYPEQNEAQQAHLAEVPYSLRDMHTSDGLTASPVFSEPVKSKQTKRRKVAKEIAPNKKPSKSTGKAKMGGDMHGKSNEWKSGNDTVNGGDDPKKQLLRSKPGWKDRGLGLNQVAFDEGAMPGPICSCTGTLRPCYKWGNGGWQSSCCTTSISMYPLPAVANRRHARVGGRKMSGSAFSKLLSRLAAEGHDLSNPVDLKDYWAKHGTNRYITIR from the exons ATGGATGACAGTGGGCGTtgtgaaaatggaagaaataaaCCGCCTCAGGGTCAG TGGTTGATGCAGCATCAGCCATCCATGAAGCATATAATAGCCATCATGGCAGAAAGAGATGCTGCTATTCAAGAAAGAAATCTAGCTATTTCTGAGAAGAAGGCAGCTTTAGCAGAGCGAGACACGGCAATTCTACAGCGGGATTCAGCAATTGCAGAAAGAAACAGTGCCGTAATGGAACGAGAGAATGCCATTGCAGCTCTCCACTATCGAGAAAATCCAATGACTAGCGGTAATATGGTGCCATGCCCTCCGGGACGCCAAATATCTCGAGGGGTGAAGCATGTGCACTATCCAGAGCAGAACGAAGCCCAACAGGCTCATTTGGCTGAAGTCCCATACAGTTTGAGGGATATGCACACAAGTGATGGGCTCACTGCCTCACCAGTTTTCTCCGAACCTGTCAAGTCTAAACAGACCAAAAGAAGAAAGGTGGCCAAGGAAATCGCACCTAACAAAAAGCCTTCCAAATCGACAGGGAAGGCAAAGATGGGAGGGGATATGCATGGCAAGTCCAATGAGTGGAAAAGTGGAAATGATACTGTCAATGGGGGTGATGATCCTAAGAAACAGTTGCTTAGGTCAAAGCCTGGCTGGAAGGATCGGGGCCTTGGGCTGAACCAGGTAGCCTTTGACGAGGGTGCCATGCCAGGCCCAATTTGCTCGTGCACTGGGACCCTACGACCTTGCTACAAGTGGGGAAACGGGGGTTGGCAGTCTTCATGCTGCACTACCAGCATTTCCATGTATCCACTGCCGGCTGTGGCTAACAGGCGCCATGCCCGGGTTGGTGGTCGAAAGATGAGTGGAAGTGCATTCAGCAAACTGCTTAGCCGGCTCGCAGCTGAAGGGCATGATCTGTCAAATCCGGTCGATCTCAAGGATTATTGGGCTAAGCACGGGACAAATCGCTATATCACCATCAGGTAG